The genomic segment GCCGAAGAGCCAAAGACGGCCCTGCGAATCGAACCAGGTTGTGGCGGCGTCGCGGCTGCCGGGCATCTGGCCGGGCGCGGCCTGGCCGCGAGTTCCGTAAAGGCCGTGGAAACCGCAGATGTCCTCAGTGTGGCGCGAATGGGTGCAGGCGGTGCCGACGGTGTTGCCACCGCTGATCCAGGTCCATTGATTGGAAGCGGGATCGAACACCCAAAGGTCGTTGAGCAATTGGCCGTTGACCGACTGGCCGACGCCAAAGCCGCCGAAGACCCAGAGGCGCGCGCCGGCATCGACGGCGGTGGCGGGGAAGAGGCGCTTGGCGGGCTCGTTCTGATCGGAGGGGACACCGCGAATGCCGTAGTTGAAGGATAGATCCGTGCCAAAGCTTTGGACGGCTTTGGTTGCTCCCCTCATCCAGACCCATTGGTTTTCAGGACTCGACGGCGTGCCGATGAGGGCGGTTTGCGCGCCCGAGGTGCTGGGGGCAAACTGCGCATCACCGCTGTAGGAGGCGGTGAGGGAGGCTGAGCCGACGGGCAAGGAGGCGACGGTGAGAGCGGCTGAACCTTGCGCGAGTGGGACTGAGCCGAGGGTCTTCGCACTGGTTTTGAAGGTCACCGTGCCGGTGGGACTGCCGCCGCCGCTGTTGGCGACGGTTGCCGTGAGCGTGACCTGCTGCGCGAAGGCTGTCGACGCGGGCGATATGGAGAGGGTGGTGGAGGTTGGAGTCGGGCCAGGCGCGGCGATGTTGAAAGTGGCCGCCGCGACAGGACTGGGTAGGTAGTTGGGAGCGACGGCGATGGCCTGAAGCGTCCGCGTGGAGGAGACGCGCACGGGCGCTCCGTAAAGGGTGGAGGAAACGGAGGGCGTGGTGCCGTCGGTGGTGTAGTAGATGAGCGCGCCGGGAGTAGAGGCGCTAATGGCGACGGTTTGCGGAGTGGAATATGTGCCCTGAGACGGGGAGAAGACCGGCGAGGAGACAGAGGGACGGTAGGTGTTGTCCGGCTGGAATTCCCACATGTCGTTGAAAGCGTCGAAGGTGGTCCTGCCGCCGAAGAGCCAGAGATTGCCAGCCGAGTCAGTCCAGATAACGGCGCCGTCGCGGGAGGCGGGGATGTTGAACTGACCGGGGATGCCCTGGGTGGCGCTGATGGAGGTGAAGCTGTCGTTGACGTTTCCAGCCATCCAGCCCCACTGGTTGGAAGCCGGGTCAAACTTCCATTGGTCGCTTAGCCAGCCGTAACCTGCATTGCCGAACCAACCGTTTTGAATTCCGCCGAAGAGCCAGATATTCCCTTGTGCATCCTTCCAGGCGGGAGCGCCCCAACGGCTTGGGGGGACGTTGCCCTGGGCCAACTGGCCATAGGTGCCCCAGGTGGCGCTGAGCCATTCCTTGTAGTAGTCGACGACTGCGTTCATGCCATCCATCCACGTCCATTGCTGGGTAGAGGGGTTCAACATCCACACGTCGTTCATGTCGCTGAAGCGGCCGTTGGTATCGAAAGCCTGGCCGCCGAAGAGCCAGAGATTTCCGGCAGAGTCCACCCAGGTGGTAGAGCCGCTTCTGGCGCCGGGCAGATTGCCGGCTCCGGCTGTGCCGAGGGATCCGTACTGGCCCGGTTCACCGCAGGACAAGTACCACAGGTTGACGTCCTGAAAGCAGGCGCTGCCGGCGCCATCGGTCGTACCTGCCTGCAGGGTCCACGCTCCGGAGTCAGGATCGAAGGTCCAGAGGTCGTTGTAGTAGTACCGGACGTAGTTTTTTTGATCGAAGCCAAAGCCGCCGAAGAGCCAGACTTTGCCGGTGTGGTCAGTCCAGGCGAAGGAGAAGTTGAGGCCGGGGGGAGTGTTGGTTGCGGCTGGAGTTCCCGGAGTTCCGAAGATGGGAGGTGCGCTGCAGTCGAGGCCGCCTCCGGCATCGGTAAAGCAGTTGTTACCGAAGGCGCTGAGACCGCCTTTCCAGGTCCATTGGGCAGAGGCGGGATCGAGGAGCCAGAGGTCGTTGAGATAGCCGTAGGCGCCGGTGGAGTCGAGTCCGTAGCCGCCGAACATCCAGAGCTTGCCGTGGGCGTCGGTCCAGAAGGCGGCACCGAAGCGGGCGCCGGGGGCGTTGGCGGGGTCGGATGTTCCGAGCGTGCCGTAGACGCCGGGCTTCAGGGGATCCTGACTTCCGCCCATCCAGGCCCACTGGCGGCTGGACATGCTGAACTTCCAGAGCTCGTTGTAGAAGACGCCGCCATTGCGGCCGCCGAACATCCAGAGGTCGCCGTTGCTGTCGGTCCAGAAGGCAGGGGCGGTGCGCGCGGGGGGCAGGTTCGCGGGCGCCGGGACACCCAAGGTGCCGTAGATCGGTGGCGCGTTGCCCTTGTCCGGGGTGCTGACCCACGTCCACTCGCCGGGGGAGTCAGTCTGCGCGAAAGCTACTATATGTGCCGAAAGAACGAATAAAAGAAGGCAGAGCGCCAGGGAGGCCCCAGGCCTGCGCCCGTTGAACGAGAACATGCTTCCCTCGGAGTGGATGTGTGGTCACACGATTCTATACCGAACCAGGAGCCGCATGTGGGCGGTTTCTCATCGTCACCTTCATCCGACGGCTCGGAATTGAAAACGATGGCCGATTACACGCGCCTTTCTCATCATTGGGAATAACAGCCCAAATTGCCTTCCGGCCGGAGCCACCAAAGGATGTAGAGACTATGCTGAAGCATCAGGAAACGCGGCTTGCTGCCAGCATGGCGTGTCCGGGTGCTAGGTGAGCGATGGGGAACTGCACGGCAAAGGCGCCTCAAGACTGATTTGTTTTCCGGTGAAGGGATGAGGGAACAGCAAGAATTGGGCGTGCAAGAGATAGCCTCCATCCCCGGGGAGTCCGGGCAGATGATCAAGAGGCTTGCCATTCACACCATAGAGAGGATCGCCCACCAGAGGATGGCCGATGGAGGCCAGATGGATTCTGATTTGGTGAGGGCGCCCGGAGTTCAGGCTTACTTCAAAGGTTGTTGTGCTTGAGGTGCGCGCTATCACCTTTGCTAATGACTTTGATGGTTTGCCACCTGGGTGAGCGGCCCACACGGATCCGATCCGTGGGTGCGGTACAAGGCCGATGGGGGTGAGGATCTCGTAGGTGTCGTGCTCCGCAACGTTTTGAGCCAGCGCCCGGTAGATCTTTTGAACTTTGGACGTATTCCAGGCGGCGGTTAGATTCGACGCAGCCTGCGGCGTCCTGGCGAAAAGGACGATGCCGCTGGTGCCTCGACCCAACCGGTGGACGGGATTGGCGCCAGGCCAATGTTGTTGCACCAGGCGTAGAAGCGTATTTTCCAGGAACCCACCCGCGGGCAGGGTGGGCAATGCGCTGGGCTTGCTGACAGCCAGGATATGGGCGTCACTGAACAGGACTTCGAAGTGTCGAGGGACTTCTGGCTCGATCCAGGGTGCACGATTCCAGACAAGAGTCTGGCCTGACACGACAGATTCATTTCCTGTGGAGGGAACGCCGTCGAGAGTGACCTCGCCGTTATTCAGTTTTTCTTGCCAGGCGTGTCGGCTGGAGTGGGTGTAACGACTTGCCAGGTAGGAGAGCAGGTTTTCTCCATGGTGCTTGCTGCTGATGGTTGAGGTATACACGTAGCCCCGGTTGAGCATGTAGTCGAGTGTACGGCGTGCGGCACACGACCTTGGCGGAAGGCGCGAGGGTGAGATTGCAGAGCGGGGACCCATCCCGGAGGCGGCTCGCGCCATCTACGTGACGGGAGGCAAGATGGCGGACGTACTTCTTACGGATATTGACGGGACGCTGATCGACAGCAATGCGCTGCATGCGGAGGCGTGGCGGCGGGCGTTTGAGCATTTCGGCATCGAGATTGGGATGGACGATGCGTGGCGGCAGATTGGGAAGGGGGCGGACCAGTTGATTCCCACGTTTCTGCCGGAGGCGCAGCGGGAGAGGATCGAGAAGCCGCTGAAGGAGTACCGCAAGGAGATCTTCCACCGTGATTACATGCCGCGCATCGTTCCGTTCGCGCGTGCGCATGACCTGCTGGTGCGGGTTCGGGAGGCGGGGATGAAGATCGCGCTGGCGACTTCGTCGGACCCTGAGGACCTGAAGACCTACGGCAAGCTGCTGGGGATGGAAGACCTGGTGGACGAGGCGTCGTCTGCAGGCGATGCGAAGCGGTCAAAGCCAGCGCCGGATATCTTTGCCGCGGCACTGGAGAAGATGGGGATGCGGCCAGAACAGGCGATCGCGCTGGGCGATACGCCGTGGGATGCGCAGGCGGCTGGGAAGCTGGGGATTCGGGTGGTGGGCGTGACGTGCGGCGGGTGGAAGCGCGGCGATCTGATGGATGCAGGGTGCGTGGAGGTGTGGCGCGATCCGGGGGATCTGCTGGAGCATTTTGGGGAATCGGTTTTGGGAGGCAGGGAGTAGGGAATAGGGATTAGGGAATAGGACGGTGCGGTCCTAACGGGATGGTGGGATGCATGGCGCACGGGACCCGGGACAAGCCTTCGCGTGGCGGGGAAGTCGAATCGGGAAACAACGGATGAGTCGATCTCAATTAATGCCCGCGGCAAAGCGGGAGATGATCTCGGACGAGGTTCAAGTTGAAAGGGCATCCCCACTGAATTCGAGCACGCCGGTTCAGTTCAAGCAGATATGCTTTGTCCTTTTGATATTCCGACCACAGCGGTTCGGCATCTGAAACCGATGTGCCCAAATACAACATGGCGTCGCCATACTCGCCCACAACTGCCTCTTTTCCACCAGGCAACGAAACTCTGGGCCAAGGCAGGAGTATGGGTGGTGTGCCCTCAGTTTCACGTTCCGGTTTGTTGAAGGAAAGCAGCACCACGAAGACCGAGTTCGGGTAAGCCTGTTCAACAAGCTTTGTCACGTTGGGAGGCCAACTTGGATCGGAATTCCTGGATACATGGGCCGAACCGAGAATCACCAGCGCGCGATGTCCTTTAGCGAGTACCTGGCGCTTAATTACATCTGCGAAGCACGTGTCGTTTGGCTGATACCTTCGCCAGTCAAGATGATTGCGGACATGCATCCAGTCGATGCTGCAGTCTCCTGCTAACACTCTCAATCGCTTTTGCGGTGGAAGATCGGCATTCACTTTTCTAACGGCAGAGAGAAGCTGTGCGTATATGGGTGACTCCCATGCGAAGACCTTCGTGGTATCTCTCCAGACGCTTCGCAGGCTTTGGGAGGAGACATTCTTCCCGTTGACATACGCATCCAGCGTCGGCTGCGATTGCTGGCTTGCAAATTCGATCACAATGTCGTTGATGTTCTGTTGCAGCTTTCGATTTTGAACAAGCGAGACATAGAAACTGCCCATTTGCTCAATGGAATGTGCCTCGCCGATCGCCACGATCGGATATCGATCCAATGCCTGCAAAATACCTTTCACCGCATCTTCGGGAAGAGATCGGACTGGCGAAGCCGATGCAAGAATCAGGAGTGCACAAATCCAGGCCCTTGAAATGCCTCTCGGTGTAAACATTCAATGGACCGGCTTGAGCCAAACCTCTGCCGTGACAGGCGTACCCGCTCCCCTGATCACCACAGTCCCTCGCAGCTCACCGTTCATTTCCTTCAGATCGTAGACGAAATCCCGCAGCTTGGACTTAACTTCGAATCTCAAATGGCCGCTTGCAAGCTGGCCCTGGATGACAGGATATTGTTCGGACGAATCCGGCCCCCCAGTCCCGGTTATCTCCGCACCCGTCTGCTTGAACGTGAAAAGCTGGGGAACATTATGTTCGCCATCAGGCACGCGAAACGCTCCATTCCAGACACCCGAAACTGTTGCTGCTGAGGCGACAGTCGTGAACAAAGCGAAGGTCGCCAACACCGCTACTGTCTTCATCTTGACCTCCTATGCGGGTTCAGCTCGCATAGAAAATCATCATAGTACCAGGGTGTTCGGGACCACGGCGGATTTGGGCGAGAACGGAGAGAGAGCGAGTTTCTAGCGGTTCTGGCCTAGGTAGATGTTGAGGATCAGGCCTAACTGGTTGAGCTGTTTGTTGGGCGTGTTGCCGGTCTGGTTCTGGTGCTCGTAGTAGGCGTCGAGGGCGAGGCGCTGCTTGATGGGGAAGAGGCATCCGGCGTGGATGGCCGTGTTGCTCCACTTCGCGAACTGGCTTTGATAGAAGACTTCGGCGCTGGCGTAGGGGGCGGGTTTGTAGCCGCCTAGGGAGACGGCCCGCTGGAGTTTGAGGCGGTTGCGGTAGCGCCAGACGAAGGGGCCAGAGGACCAGTCGAGGTCGGCGCGGTTGCGATCGGCGAGAAGGATTTTGCCGGGCACGGGCAGGTTGACCACGAAGCCGAGGGGGATTCGTTCGACGTCGGATTTGTTCTGCGACACAACGTGACGGTAGCCGACGAAACCCTGGAGCAGGCGCGACTTGGATTTCTCTGGATCGAAGATTGGGATGTTCTCAAGGGAGACGAGCGGCTCGGCGAACAGGTTAAGGCTGGGGCCGATTTCGACCTGGGCGGGGTCGCCGCCTTCGCGGGTGTCTTTTACCTGGAAGTCGACGCGGAGGCTGTTGTTGGCTCGGTAGAGGACGTCGACTTCGGGGAGGAACTGGGAGGTCTGGGCGTGTACGGCTGCAGGCAGAAGAGGCAGGAACAGCAGCAGCGTTTTTAGAAGGAAAGCTGTGTTCCGCTTTGGCCGCACTGCTGTCTCTTTCCGGTCCAGATTTGTGGATTCGCTATAGGGATTATCGCGCGGCGGGGAGGGCGTGCCCGTCGTCGAGTTTCAGTGCTCCGAGGAGTCAAGCGACCAGCGGGTTATTCGCCTGCGGCTCAGAATGACCAATTCGAGCAGGAAACGAGCTGGTTCATGATCTCGCATCCGGCGATCACACTTCCGTAATCGGGGTGTGAACAGGACGACGATCTGCGTCGATAGAGAATCTATCGGCGGCATACGACTGCCGGGAAGAATGCGTACGCCCGCGTACGCGCAGGAGACTGAGAGCCGGTCGGGCATCGATCCATCATGCACCTATTCAGGGCTCAATTGCGTACGCTCGACCGTGTCGATTTATCGGCGAGTTCGCTCGCGCGTACAGCGCTGCTGACCTCATCGGGGCTGGCCGTGCTTGGATCGTGTCTTGGCTTCGCCGCCATGACGCAAGGCGCAATGGGCATTGCCGAAGGGGTGCTGATCACCTGCGGAGGTGTCTTCGGCGCATTACTTCTGGTGATCCTTCTCGCCTTCCGCAGTGTGCGCACCCAGCGGGTTGCCGTGGCCGCCGTTGCGTTCTATGGCGCGTATCTTTGCGCAGGGCTCCTGATTGCGCTTCTCACTGCAGGGCAACATGAGAGTGCATTGATCTACCTGCAGTGGTTTTTTCCGCTGCTGATCCTCAACCGGATGGTGAACGCACCACGGGCCGGGCAAATCGCCGCGAATATCCTGCTTGTACTGCCGCTGGCCATCATCGTCGCGTTCCTCGGTGTCTTGTTCAGAGACACTCAGCCGACGATGGTCTATCTCACCCTGGTGGCGTGTCTCAGTTACACGCTTTTTTCTTTCATGCTGAGCGCAGTCTCGCGTTATCGCGAGGCCTACATTGTGGAATCAGAGCGCGGCAAGTCATTGAGCATGCAGGCTGAGGTGCTGGAGAGCATCTCCGATTGCTTCATCTCGATGGATGGGGAGTTCCGTCTGACTTATGCGAACGATACTGCCTGCGCGGAGCTGGGTATCGAGCGAAAGAGTTTGATTGGCAGTGAATTGCGGTCGATCAATCAGAGCCTCTTCCCTGCCTGGATGCTGGCCGAGCTAAGCAGTACGCGCGGCGACGTGGCGAGCCAGCATGAGATCCAGAGTGACCAGGGGCAGTGGTACGAGATGCGCTGCTTCAGCCATCCCGAGCGAATCTCCATCGCTTTCCGCAACGTCACGGAGATGGTGACGTCGCGGCACAACCTACAGGCCGCCTACGAACGGCTGCGGGAGCAGTCGGAGCTGCTGGACAAAGCGCAGGACGCGATCTTCGTGCAGGATTTCGATACCCGCATTCTCTACTGGAACAAGGGAGCGGAGGACCTGTTCGGATGGTCTGCGGAGGAGATTCTGGGGCGCCGCGCAGCCGATCTGCTACTGGTAGACGCGGAGGCCATTGTCCCCGCATGGCAAGCGATCGTTCACGGCGGCGAGTGGTCCGGGGAGCTCGAAAAACGGAAGAAGGATGGAACGCGGATCACGGTTGAATCGAGGGTGAAGGCGTTGCGGGAGGAGACCGGCCATCCGCGGTCAGTGCTGACGATCAACACCGACATTACGGATCGCAAGGTGGCCGAGGACCGAATTCACAACCTGGCGTTTTATGACCATCTGACAGGCCTGGCGAATCGAACTCTGCTGATGGAGCGGCTGGAAGAGATTCTGCGGCGAAAGCAGCAGAGGGACCACCACGCCGCTCTCCTGTTCATCGATCTGGACGATTTCAAAACGCTCAATGACACGGCTGGCCATGAGGCG from the Occallatibacter riparius genome contains:
- a CDS encoding kelch repeat-containing protein — encoded protein: MFSFNGRRPGASLALCLLLFVLSAHIVAFAQTDSPGEWTWVSTPDKGNAPPIYGTLGVPAPANLPPARTAPAFWTDSNGDLWMFGGRNGGVFYNELWKFSMSSRQWAWMGGSQDPLKPGVYGTLGTSDPANAPGARFGAAFWTDAHGKLWMFGGYGLDSTGAYGYLNDLWLLDPASAQWTWKGGLSAFGNNCFTDAGGGLDCSAPPIFGTPGTPAATNTPPGLNFSFAWTDHTGKVWLFGGFGFDQKNYVRYYYNDLWTFDPDSGAWTLQAGTTDGAGSACFQDVNLWYLSCGEPGQYGSLGTAGAGNLPGARSGSTTWVDSAGNLWLFGGQAFDTNGRFSDMNDVWMLNPSTQQWTWMDGMNAVVDYYKEWLSATWGTYGQLAQGNVPPSRWGAPAWKDAQGNIWLFGGIQNGWFGNAGYGWLSDQWKFDPASNQWGWMAGNVNDSFTSISATQGIPGQFNIPASRDGAVIWTDSAGNLWLFGGRTTFDAFNDMWEFQPDNTYRPSVSSPVFSPSQGTYSTPQTVAISASTPGALIYYTTDGTTPSVSSTLYGAPVRVSSTRTLQAIAVAPNYLPSPVAAATFNIAAPGPTPTSTTLSISPASTAFAQQVTLTATVANSGGGSPTGTVTFKTSAKTLGSVPLAQGSAALTVASLPVGSASLTASYSGDAQFAPSTSGAQTALIGTPSSPENQWVWMRGATKAVQSFGTDLSFNYGIRGVPSDQNEPAKRLFPATAVDAGARLWVFGGFGVGQSVNGQLLNDLWVFDPASNQWTWISGGNTVGTACTHSRHTEDICGFHGLYGTRGQAAPGQMPGSRDAATTWFDSQGRLWLFGGEGFDADGNFGELDDMWRFDPATGLWTWIGGSTLLANNGRFDGQDPVFGTLGSPDPANTPGGRSFAATWLDAQGNVWLFGGRAHDVSALGTFGDRSDLWKYAPSANQWTWMGGITDFGGGDIPGAYGTRGVPASANLPGSREDATTWRDASGKFWLFGGWGIDSQGAAGELNDVWRFDPATMQWTWMAGNNLSYGPAVYGTQGQIAPANTPSGRFMTSGWADSAGKFWLWGGRGYDSANQSQLYFNDLWEFDPQSAQWAWIAGEQLTTCPTLGGNCGSAPTYGTPGLPASANIPGGRGGSAVWMGAGDVVWVFGGWGVDPSTQFGFLGDLWKLPVRSAITPATALPAFSVPSGTYTAAQTLQITDATPNAAIYYTTDGSTPSASSTLYTAPLTISASKTIQAIAIAPGASPSAVASASYVIQAPPGLSISAGDATLQPGASATLNVMVLPVNGFTGSVNLAAQITSSPAGAVHLPTLSFGSTSPVNITGTLPANATLTVNTTGPTTVARAHPQRNPWLPAAGSVLGCVLLLGLRRHLRRFRASLALAWLLLAIAGALSGCGGGSGGSAGGGTPKSDPGTSPGKYVITMTATSGTISQTGSITLTVQ
- a CDS encoding RluA family pseudouridine synthase — encoded protein: MLNRGYVYTSTISSKHHGENLLSYLASRYTHSSRHAWQEKLNNGEVTLDGVPSTGNESVVSGQTLVWNRAPWIEPEVPRHFEVLFSDAHILAVSKPSALPTLPAGGFLENTLLRLVQQHWPGANPVHRLGRGTSGIVLFARTPQAASNLTAAWNTSKVQKIYRALAQNVAEHDTYEILTPIGLVPHPRIGSVWAAHPGGKPSKSLAKVIARTSSTTTFEVSLNSGRPHQIRIHLASIGHPLVGDPLYGVNGKPLDHLPGLPGDGGYLLHAQFLLFPHPFTGKQISLEAPLPCSSPSLT
- a CDS encoding HAD family hydrolase, with translation MADVLLTDIDGTLIDSNALHAEAWRRAFEHFGIEIGMDDAWRQIGKGADQLIPTFLPEAQRERIEKPLKEYRKEIFHRDYMPRIVPFARAHDLLVRVREAGMKIALATSSDPEDLKTYGKLLGMEDLVDEASSAGDAKRSKPAPDIFAAALEKMGMRPEQAIALGDTPWDAQAAGKLGIRVVGVTCGGWKRGDLMDAGCVEVWRDPGDLLEHFGESVLGGRE
- a CDS encoding ChaN family lipoprotein, whose amino-acid sequence is MKGILQALDRYPIVAIGEAHSIEQMGSFYVSLVQNRKLQQNINDIVIEFASQQSQPTLDAYVNGKNVSSQSLRSVWRDTTKVFAWESPIYAQLLSAVRKVNADLPPQKRLRVLAGDCSIDWMHVRNHLDWRRYQPNDTCFADVIKRQVLAKGHRALVILGSAHVSRNSDPSWPPNVTKLVEQAYPNSVFVVLLSFNKPERETEGTPPILLPWPRVSLPGGKEAVVGEYGDAMLYLGTSVSDAEPLWSEYQKDKAYLLELNRRARIQWGCPFNLNLVRDHLPLCRGH
- a CDS encoding DUF2490 domain-containing protein, with the translated sequence MRPKRNTAFLLKTLLLFLPLLPAAVHAQTSQFLPEVDVLYRANNSLRVDFQVKDTREGGDPAQVEIGPSLNLFAEPLVSLENIPIFDPEKSKSRLLQGFVGYRHVVSQNKSDVERIPLGFVVNLPVPGKILLADRNRADLDWSSGPFVWRYRNRLKLQRAVSLGGYKPAPYASAEVFYQSQFAKWSNTAIHAGCLFPIKQRLALDAYYEHQNQTGNTPNKQLNQLGLILNIYLGQNR
- a CDS encoding EAL domain-containing protein — encoded protein: MRTLDRVDLSASSLARTALLTSSGLAVLGSCLGFAAMTQGAMGIAEGVLITCGGVFGALLLVILLAFRSVRTQRVAVAAVAFYGAYLCAGLLIALLTAGQHESALIYLQWFFPLLILNRMVNAPRAGQIAANILLVLPLAIIVAFLGVLFRDTQPTMVYLTLVACLSYTLFSFMLSAVSRYREAYIVESERGKSLSMQAEVLESISDCFISMDGEFRLTYANDTACAELGIERKSLIGSELRSINQSLFPAWMLAELSSTRGDVASQHEIQSDQGQWYEMRCFSHPERISIAFRNVTEMVTSRHNLQAAYERLREQSELLDKAQDAIFVQDFDTRILYWNKGAEDLFGWSAEEILGRRAADLLLVDAEAIVPAWQAIVHGGEWSGELEKRKKDGTRITVESRVKALREETGHPRSVLTINTDITDRKVAEDRIHNLAFYDHLTGLANRTLLMERLEEILRRKQQRDHHAALLFIDLDDFKTLNDTAGHEAGDGLLKEIARRLRQIIRRSDSVARFGGDEFVVILEELSSDRGKATAEARRVGEKILRACREPYVTAHCSFESTASIGITLFVPHCVTVEDLLKRADLAMYQAKEQGRNNLCFFDSSMEVSASERAVLLADMRSALQNQEFSLHFQPQLDSSFHITGCEALLRWRHPQRGNVSPGEFIPLAESSGLIVDMGAWVLRTACRQLAYWGGQPHMRSLEMSVNVSPRQFLDKDFERLVANVVAESGADPRQLKLEITESVMMENIEETLSTMTALKALGIGFSLDDFGTGYSSLSQLKRLPLDQLKVDQSFVRGVEQAETDASIVRTIIGLGRELGLNVLAEGVETAQQYGFLKEHDCHSFQGFLFSPALPASQFESFVKDFSRRDGGMTGDAEPRFVEAGDYPTAMTAAD